One Vigna unguiculata cultivar IT97K-499-35 chromosome 11, ASM411807v1, whole genome shotgun sequence DNA window includes the following coding sequences:
- the LOC114169765 gene encoding probable NOT transcription complex subunit VIP2 isoform X3, which translates to MSGLLNSSLNGSASNLPDGAGRSFATSFSGQSGAASPIFHHTGAIQGLHNIHGSFNVPNMPGSLTSRNSTINNVPSGGVQQPTGSLSSGRFTSNNLPVALSQLSHGSSHGHSGVTNRGGLGVSPILGNAGPRITSSVGNMVGGGNIGRTGGGLSVPALASRLNLGANSGSSGLGMQGQNRLMSGVLPQGSPQVISMLGNSYPSAGGPLSQSHVQAVSNLNSMGMLNDVNTNDSSPFDINDFPQLTSRPSSAGGPQGQLGSLRKQGLGVSPIVQQNQEFSIQNEDFPALPGFKGGTADYAMDMHQKEQLHDNAVPMMQSQHFSMGRSAGFSLGGTYSSHRAQQQQHAPSVSSGNVSFSSVNNQDLLHLHGSDIFPSSHSTYHSQTSGPPGIGLRPLNSPNTVSGMGSYDQLIQQYQQHQNQSQFRLQMSAVNQSFRDQGMKSIQTTQPDPFGLLGLLSVIRMSDPDLTSLALGIDLTTLGLNLNSSENLHKTFGSPWSDEPAKGDPEFNVPQCYYAKQPPALHQGYFSKFSVETLFYIFYSMPKDEAQLYASNELYNRGWFYHKEHRLWFIRVPNMEPLVKTNTYERGSYHCFEPSIFETVRKDNFVLHYEMLEKRPHLPQH; encoded by the exons ATGTCGGGGTTACTTAAT TCTTCTCTGAATGGATCTGCTTCAAATCTTCCTGATGGTGCCGGACGATCTTTTGCTACATCGTTTTCTGGTCAGTCTGGTGCAGCCTCCCCAATTTTTCATCACACCG GAGCTATTCAAGGATTGCACAATATTCATGGGAGCTTTAATGTTCCCAACATGCCCGGTTCACTCACATCGAGAAATTCAACTATAAATAATGTGCCATCGGGTGGCGTTCAACAACCCACTGGAAGCCTTTCTAGTGGAAGATTTACATCCAACAATCTACCAGTTGCATTGTCTCAG CTATCTCATGGAAGCTCCCATGGACATTCAGGAGTCACCAATAGAGGAG GATTGGGAGTATCCCCAATTTTGGGAAATGCAGGTCCTCGAATCACTAGTTCTGTGGGAAACATGGTTGGTGGAGGGAATATCGGAAGGACTGGTGGAGGATTGTCTGTGCCTGCTCTTGCGTCTCGTCTAAATTTGGGTGCAAACAGTGGATCCAGTGGTTTAGGTATGCAAGGACAGAATCGATTAATGAGTGGTGTGCTTCCACAAG GATCTCCACAGGTAATTTCAATGCTAGGAAATTCTTATCCCAGCGCTGGAGGTCCACTTTCCCAAAGCCATGTTCAAGCAGTAAGTAACTTGAACTCTATGGGAATGTTGAATGATGTGAATACCAATGACAGCTCTCCTTTTGATATCAATGACTTCCCTCAACTGACAAGTCGTCCTAGTTCTGCTGGAGGGCCTCAAGGACAGTTGG gTTCTTTACGAAAACAGGGTCTTGGCGTCAGTCCCATTGTTCAACAAAACCAAGAGTTTAGCATTCAGAATGAAGATTTCCCAGCTTTACCAGGATTCAAAG GCGGTACTGCAGATTATGCTATGGATATGCACCAGAAAGAACAACTTCATGACAATGCTGTACCAATGATGCAATCACAGCATTTCTCT ATGGGAAGGTCTGCTGGTTTCAGCTTGGGGGGTACATATTCGTCACATCGAGCACAACAGCAACAGCATGCTCCTTCAGTCAGTAGTGGCAATGTCTCTTTTTCATCTGTTAACAACCAAGATCTTCTCCATTTGCATGGATCAGATATTTTCCCATCTTCACATTCAACCTATCATTCACAG ACCAGTGGACCTCCTGGTATTGGATTAAGGCCTTTAAATTCTCCAAATACAGTTTCTGGTATGGGTTCATACGACCAGCTTATCCAGCAATATCAACAGCATCAAAACCAGTCACAGTTCCGCCTACAAATGTCAGCTGTAAATCAATCTTTTAGGGATCAGGGCATGAAATCTATTCAAACCACACAACCAGATCCATTTGGTTTGCTTGGCTTGTTAAGTGTTATCAGGATGAGTGATCCTGACCTGACATCTCTTGCTCTTGGAATTGATCTAACTACACTGGGGTTAAATTTGAATTCATCAGAAAATCTTCACAAGACCTTTGGTTCTCCATGGTCTGATGAACCTGCTAAGGGCGACCCAGAGTTTAATGTGCCACAATGTTATTATGCAAAACAGCCACCTGCTCTACAT CAAGGATACTTTTCCAAGTTTTCAGTGGAAACattgttttacatattttacaG CATGCCCAAAGATGAAGCACAATTATATGCCTCCAATGAGCT TTACAACAGAGGTTGGTTTTATCACAAGGAACATCGTTTGTGGTTTATAAGAGTTCCCAACATGGAGCCGCTGGTTAAAACAAACACATACGAGAGGGGATCTTATCACTGTTTCGAACCAAGCATATTTGAAACCGTCCGCAAG GATAATTTTGTTCTTCATTATGAAATGTTGGAAAAGAGACCCCATCTGCCTCAACATTGA
- the LOC114169765 gene encoding probable NOT transcription complex subunit VIP2 isoform X1 translates to MSGLLNSSLNGSASNLPDGAGRSFATSFSGQSGAASPIFHHTGAIQGLHNIHGSFNVPNMPGSLTSRNSTINNVPSGGVQQPTGSLSSGRFTSNNLPVALSQLSHGSSHGHSGVTNRGGISVVGNPGFSSSTNGVGGSIPGILPTSGAIGNRNAVPGLGVSPILGNAGPRITSSVGNMVGGGNIGRTGGGLSVPALASRLNLGANSGSSGLGMQGQNRLMSGVLPQGSPQVISMLGNSYPSAGGPLSQSHVQAVSNLNSMGMLNDVNTNDSSPFDINDFPQLTSRPSSAGGPQGQLGSLRKQGLGVSPIVQQNQEFSIQNEDFPALPGFKGGTADYAMDMHQKEQLHDNAVPMMQSQHFSMGRSAGFSLGGTYSSHRAQQQQHAPSVSSGNVSFSSVNNQDLLHLHGSDIFPSSHSTYHSQTSGPPGIGLRPLNSPNTVSGMGSYDQLIQQYQQHQNQSQFRLQMSAVNQSFRDQGMKSIQTTQPDPFGLLGLLSVIRMSDPDLTSLALGIDLTTLGLNLNSSENLHKTFGSPWSDEPAKGDPEFNVPQCYYAKQPPALHQGYFSKFSVETLFYIFYSMPKDEAQLYASNELYNRGWFYHKEHRLWFIRVPNMEPLVKTNTYERGSYHCFEPSIFETVRKDNFVLHYEMLEKRPHLPQH, encoded by the exons ATGTCGGGGTTACTTAAT TCTTCTCTGAATGGATCTGCTTCAAATCTTCCTGATGGTGCCGGACGATCTTTTGCTACATCGTTTTCTGGTCAGTCTGGTGCAGCCTCCCCAATTTTTCATCACACCG GAGCTATTCAAGGATTGCACAATATTCATGGGAGCTTTAATGTTCCCAACATGCCCGGTTCACTCACATCGAGAAATTCAACTATAAATAATGTGCCATCGGGTGGCGTTCAACAACCCACTGGAAGCCTTTCTAGTGGAAGATTTACATCCAACAATCTACCAGTTGCATTGTCTCAG CTATCTCATGGAAGCTCCCATGGACATTCAGGAGTCACCAATAGAGGAGGTATAAGTGTTGTAGGAAACCCTGGATTTAGTAGTAGCACAAATGGAGTTGGTGGTTCTATTCCTGGGATTCTTCCTACATCTGGTGCAATTGGTAACCGAAATGCTGTTCCAGGATTGGGAGTATCCCCAATTTTGGGAAATGCAGGTCCTCGAATCACTAGTTCTGTGGGAAACATGGTTGGTGGAGGGAATATCGGAAGGACTGGTGGAGGATTGTCTGTGCCTGCTCTTGCGTCTCGTCTAAATTTGGGTGCAAACAGTGGATCCAGTGGTTTAGGTATGCAAGGACAGAATCGATTAATGAGTGGTGTGCTTCCACAAG GATCTCCACAGGTAATTTCAATGCTAGGAAATTCTTATCCCAGCGCTGGAGGTCCACTTTCCCAAAGCCATGTTCAAGCAGTAAGTAACTTGAACTCTATGGGAATGTTGAATGATGTGAATACCAATGACAGCTCTCCTTTTGATATCAATGACTTCCCTCAACTGACAAGTCGTCCTAGTTCTGCTGGAGGGCCTCAAGGACAGTTGG gTTCTTTACGAAAACAGGGTCTTGGCGTCAGTCCCATTGTTCAACAAAACCAAGAGTTTAGCATTCAGAATGAAGATTTCCCAGCTTTACCAGGATTCAAAG GCGGTACTGCAGATTATGCTATGGATATGCACCAGAAAGAACAACTTCATGACAATGCTGTACCAATGATGCAATCACAGCATTTCTCT ATGGGAAGGTCTGCTGGTTTCAGCTTGGGGGGTACATATTCGTCACATCGAGCACAACAGCAACAGCATGCTCCTTCAGTCAGTAGTGGCAATGTCTCTTTTTCATCTGTTAACAACCAAGATCTTCTCCATTTGCATGGATCAGATATTTTCCCATCTTCACATTCAACCTATCATTCACAG ACCAGTGGACCTCCTGGTATTGGATTAAGGCCTTTAAATTCTCCAAATACAGTTTCTGGTATGGGTTCATACGACCAGCTTATCCAGCAATATCAACAGCATCAAAACCAGTCACAGTTCCGCCTACAAATGTCAGCTGTAAATCAATCTTTTAGGGATCAGGGCATGAAATCTATTCAAACCACACAACCAGATCCATTTGGTTTGCTTGGCTTGTTAAGTGTTATCAGGATGAGTGATCCTGACCTGACATCTCTTGCTCTTGGAATTGATCTAACTACACTGGGGTTAAATTTGAATTCATCAGAAAATCTTCACAAGACCTTTGGTTCTCCATGGTCTGATGAACCTGCTAAGGGCGACCCAGAGTTTAATGTGCCACAATGTTATTATGCAAAACAGCCACCTGCTCTACAT CAAGGATACTTTTCCAAGTTTTCAGTGGAAACattgttttacatattttacaG CATGCCCAAAGATGAAGCACAATTATATGCCTCCAATGAGCT TTACAACAGAGGTTGGTTTTATCACAAGGAACATCGTTTGTGGTTTATAAGAGTTCCCAACATGGAGCCGCTGGTTAAAACAAACACATACGAGAGGGGATCTTATCACTGTTTCGAACCAAGCATATTTGAAACCGTCCGCAAG GATAATTTTGTTCTTCATTATGAAATGTTGGAAAAGAGACCCCATCTGCCTCAACATTGA
- the LOC114169765 gene encoding probable NOT transcription complex subunit VIP2 isoform X2 produces the protein MSGLLNSSLNGSASNLPDGAGRSFATSFSGAIQGLHNIHGSFNVPNMPGSLTSRNSTINNVPSGGVQQPTGSLSSGRFTSNNLPVALSQLSHGSSHGHSGVTNRGGISVVGNPGFSSSTNGVGGSIPGILPTSGAIGNRNAVPGLGVSPILGNAGPRITSSVGNMVGGGNIGRTGGGLSVPALASRLNLGANSGSSGLGMQGQNRLMSGVLPQGSPQVISMLGNSYPSAGGPLSQSHVQAVSNLNSMGMLNDVNTNDSSPFDINDFPQLTSRPSSAGGPQGQLGSLRKQGLGVSPIVQQNQEFSIQNEDFPALPGFKGGTADYAMDMHQKEQLHDNAVPMMQSQHFSMGRSAGFSLGGTYSSHRAQQQQHAPSVSSGNVSFSSVNNQDLLHLHGSDIFPSSHSTYHSQTSGPPGIGLRPLNSPNTVSGMGSYDQLIQQYQQHQNQSQFRLQMSAVNQSFRDQGMKSIQTTQPDPFGLLGLLSVIRMSDPDLTSLALGIDLTTLGLNLNSSENLHKTFGSPWSDEPAKGDPEFNVPQCYYAKQPPALHQGYFSKFSVETLFYIFYSMPKDEAQLYASNELYNRGWFYHKEHRLWFIRVPNMEPLVKTNTYERGSYHCFEPSIFETVRKDNFVLHYEMLEKRPHLPQH, from the exons ATGTCGGGGTTACTTAAT TCTTCTCTGAATGGATCTGCTTCAAATCTTCCTGATGGTGCCGGACGATCTTTTGCTACATCGTTTTCTG GAGCTATTCAAGGATTGCACAATATTCATGGGAGCTTTAATGTTCCCAACATGCCCGGTTCACTCACATCGAGAAATTCAACTATAAATAATGTGCCATCGGGTGGCGTTCAACAACCCACTGGAAGCCTTTCTAGTGGAAGATTTACATCCAACAATCTACCAGTTGCATTGTCTCAG CTATCTCATGGAAGCTCCCATGGACATTCAGGAGTCACCAATAGAGGAGGTATAAGTGTTGTAGGAAACCCTGGATTTAGTAGTAGCACAAATGGAGTTGGTGGTTCTATTCCTGGGATTCTTCCTACATCTGGTGCAATTGGTAACCGAAATGCTGTTCCAGGATTGGGAGTATCCCCAATTTTGGGAAATGCAGGTCCTCGAATCACTAGTTCTGTGGGAAACATGGTTGGTGGAGGGAATATCGGAAGGACTGGTGGAGGATTGTCTGTGCCTGCTCTTGCGTCTCGTCTAAATTTGGGTGCAAACAGTGGATCCAGTGGTTTAGGTATGCAAGGACAGAATCGATTAATGAGTGGTGTGCTTCCACAAG GATCTCCACAGGTAATTTCAATGCTAGGAAATTCTTATCCCAGCGCTGGAGGTCCACTTTCCCAAAGCCATGTTCAAGCAGTAAGTAACTTGAACTCTATGGGAATGTTGAATGATGTGAATACCAATGACAGCTCTCCTTTTGATATCAATGACTTCCCTCAACTGACAAGTCGTCCTAGTTCTGCTGGAGGGCCTCAAGGACAGTTGG gTTCTTTACGAAAACAGGGTCTTGGCGTCAGTCCCATTGTTCAACAAAACCAAGAGTTTAGCATTCAGAATGAAGATTTCCCAGCTTTACCAGGATTCAAAG GCGGTACTGCAGATTATGCTATGGATATGCACCAGAAAGAACAACTTCATGACAATGCTGTACCAATGATGCAATCACAGCATTTCTCT ATGGGAAGGTCTGCTGGTTTCAGCTTGGGGGGTACATATTCGTCACATCGAGCACAACAGCAACAGCATGCTCCTTCAGTCAGTAGTGGCAATGTCTCTTTTTCATCTGTTAACAACCAAGATCTTCTCCATTTGCATGGATCAGATATTTTCCCATCTTCACATTCAACCTATCATTCACAG ACCAGTGGACCTCCTGGTATTGGATTAAGGCCTTTAAATTCTCCAAATACAGTTTCTGGTATGGGTTCATACGACCAGCTTATCCAGCAATATCAACAGCATCAAAACCAGTCACAGTTCCGCCTACAAATGTCAGCTGTAAATCAATCTTTTAGGGATCAGGGCATGAAATCTATTCAAACCACACAACCAGATCCATTTGGTTTGCTTGGCTTGTTAAGTGTTATCAGGATGAGTGATCCTGACCTGACATCTCTTGCTCTTGGAATTGATCTAACTACACTGGGGTTAAATTTGAATTCATCAGAAAATCTTCACAAGACCTTTGGTTCTCCATGGTCTGATGAACCTGCTAAGGGCGACCCAGAGTTTAATGTGCCACAATGTTATTATGCAAAACAGCCACCTGCTCTACAT CAAGGATACTTTTCCAAGTTTTCAGTGGAAACattgttttacatattttacaG CATGCCCAAAGATGAAGCACAATTATATGCCTCCAATGAGCT TTACAACAGAGGTTGGTTTTATCACAAGGAACATCGTTTGTGGTTTATAAGAGTTCCCAACATGGAGCCGCTGGTTAAAACAAACACATACGAGAGGGGATCTTATCACTGTTTCGAACCAAGCATATTTGAAACCGTCCGCAAG GATAATTTTGTTCTTCATTATGAAATGTTGGAAAAGAGACCCCATCTGCCTCAACATTGA
- the LOC114169765 gene encoding probable NOT transcription complex subunit VIP2 isoform X4 produces the protein MPGSLTSRNSTINNVPSGGVQQPTGSLSSGRFTSNNLPVALSQLSHGSSHGHSGVTNRGGISVVGNPGFSSSTNGVGGSIPGILPTSGAIGNRNAVPGLGVSPILGNAGPRITSSVGNMVGGGNIGRTGGGLSVPALASRLNLGANSGSSGLGMQGQNRLMSGVLPQGSPQVISMLGNSYPSAGGPLSQSHVQAVSNLNSMGMLNDVNTNDSSPFDINDFPQLTSRPSSAGGPQGQLGSLRKQGLGVSPIVQQNQEFSIQNEDFPALPGFKGGTADYAMDMHQKEQLHDNAVPMMQSQHFSMGRSAGFSLGGTYSSHRAQQQQHAPSVSSGNVSFSSVNNQDLLHLHGSDIFPSSHSTYHSQTSGPPGIGLRPLNSPNTVSGMGSYDQLIQQYQQHQNQSQFRLQMSAVNQSFRDQGMKSIQTTQPDPFGLLGLLSVIRMSDPDLTSLALGIDLTTLGLNLNSSENLHKTFGSPWSDEPAKGDPEFNVPQCYYAKQPPALHQGYFSKFSVETLFYIFYSMPKDEAQLYASNELYNRGWFYHKEHRLWFIRVPNMEPLVKTNTYERGSYHCFEPSIFETVRKDNFVLHYEMLEKRPHLPQH, from the exons ATGCCCGGTTCACTCACATCGAGAAATTCAACTATAAATAATGTGCCATCGGGTGGCGTTCAACAACCCACTGGAAGCCTTTCTAGTGGAAGATTTACATCCAACAATCTACCAGTTGCATTGTCTCAG CTATCTCATGGAAGCTCCCATGGACATTCAGGAGTCACCAATAGAGGAGGTATAAGTGTTGTAGGAAACCCTGGATTTAGTAGTAGCACAAATGGAGTTGGTGGTTCTATTCCTGGGATTCTTCCTACATCTGGTGCAATTGGTAACCGAAATGCTGTTCCAGGATTGGGAGTATCCCCAATTTTGGGAAATGCAGGTCCTCGAATCACTAGTTCTGTGGGAAACATGGTTGGTGGAGGGAATATCGGAAGGACTGGTGGAGGATTGTCTGTGCCTGCTCTTGCGTCTCGTCTAAATTTGGGTGCAAACAGTGGATCCAGTGGTTTAGGTATGCAAGGACAGAATCGATTAATGAGTGGTGTGCTTCCACAAG GATCTCCACAGGTAATTTCAATGCTAGGAAATTCTTATCCCAGCGCTGGAGGTCCACTTTCCCAAAGCCATGTTCAAGCAGTAAGTAACTTGAACTCTATGGGAATGTTGAATGATGTGAATACCAATGACAGCTCTCCTTTTGATATCAATGACTTCCCTCAACTGACAAGTCGTCCTAGTTCTGCTGGAGGGCCTCAAGGACAGTTGG gTTCTTTACGAAAACAGGGTCTTGGCGTCAGTCCCATTGTTCAACAAAACCAAGAGTTTAGCATTCAGAATGAAGATTTCCCAGCTTTACCAGGATTCAAAG GCGGTACTGCAGATTATGCTATGGATATGCACCAGAAAGAACAACTTCATGACAATGCTGTACCAATGATGCAATCACAGCATTTCTCT ATGGGAAGGTCTGCTGGTTTCAGCTTGGGGGGTACATATTCGTCACATCGAGCACAACAGCAACAGCATGCTCCTTCAGTCAGTAGTGGCAATGTCTCTTTTTCATCTGTTAACAACCAAGATCTTCTCCATTTGCATGGATCAGATATTTTCCCATCTTCACATTCAACCTATCATTCACAG ACCAGTGGACCTCCTGGTATTGGATTAAGGCCTTTAAATTCTCCAAATACAGTTTCTGGTATGGGTTCATACGACCAGCTTATCCAGCAATATCAACAGCATCAAAACCAGTCACAGTTCCGCCTACAAATGTCAGCTGTAAATCAATCTTTTAGGGATCAGGGCATGAAATCTATTCAAACCACACAACCAGATCCATTTGGTTTGCTTGGCTTGTTAAGTGTTATCAGGATGAGTGATCCTGACCTGACATCTCTTGCTCTTGGAATTGATCTAACTACACTGGGGTTAAATTTGAATTCATCAGAAAATCTTCACAAGACCTTTGGTTCTCCATGGTCTGATGAACCTGCTAAGGGCGACCCAGAGTTTAATGTGCCACAATGTTATTATGCAAAACAGCCACCTGCTCTACAT CAAGGATACTTTTCCAAGTTTTCAGTGGAAACattgttttacatattttacaG CATGCCCAAAGATGAAGCACAATTATATGCCTCCAATGAGCT TTACAACAGAGGTTGGTTTTATCACAAGGAACATCGTTTGTGGTTTATAAGAGTTCCCAACATGGAGCCGCTGGTTAAAACAAACACATACGAGAGGGGATCTTATCACTGTTTCGAACCAAGCATATTTGAAACCGTCCGCAAG GATAATTTTGTTCTTCATTATGAAATGTTGGAAAAGAGACCCCATCTGCCTCAACATTGA
- the LOC114169605 gene encoding ankyrin repeat-containing protein At5g02620-like codes for MESPSVQAQAASASTPRKKMTKQLTGKRDDTPLHSAARAGNLSVLKDTVSGCEGGELRALMTKQNHAGETVLYVAAEYGYVDMVREMIQYYDLAGAGIKARNGFDALHIAAKQGDLDIVKILMEAHSELSMTVDPSNTTALHTAALQGHIEIVKFLLEAGSSLATIARSNGKTALHSAARNGHVEVVKALMEKEPAVATRTDKKGQTALHMAVKGQNVEVVEELIKADPSTINMVDNKGNTPLHIATRKGRAQIVKLVLGQTETDSLAVNKSGETALDTAEKTGNSEVKDILLEYGVRSAKALKTQPVTATARELKQTVSDIKHEVHYQLEHTRQTRRGVQGIAKRINKMHAEGLNNAINSTTVVAVLIATVAFAAIFTVPGQFADDPKDIPPGSGMTIGEANIAPQAAFLIFFVFDSIALFISLAVVVVQTSVVIIESKAKKQMMAIINKLMWLACVLISVAFLALSFVVVGKDQKWLAIGVTIIGTTIMATTLGTMCYWVIRHRIEASNLRSIRKSSMGSRSRSFSVSVMSDSELLNNDRKILYAI; via the exons ATGGAGTCACCGAGTGTGCAGGCGCAAGCTGCATCAGCAAGCACACCaaggaaaaaaatgacaaaacaaTTGACAGGTAAAAGGGATGATACCCCTTTGCATTCTGCAGCAAGAGCAGGGAATCTGAGCGTTCTGAAAGACACGGTTAGTGGGTGTGAAGGGGGTGAACTGCGTGCGTTGATGACAAAGCAGAACCATGCTGGAGAAACGGTGCTTTATGTTGCTGCTGAATATGGTTATGTTGATATGGTTAGGGAGATGATTCAATATTATGATCTTGCTGGTGCTGGAATTAAGGCAAGGAATGGTTTTGATGCACTCCACATTGCTGCCAAACAAGGCGATTTAG ATATTGTGAAGATCCTAATGGAGGCTCATTCTGAGTTGTCAATGACAGTGGATCCATCCAACACCACAGCCCTGCACACTGCTGCATTACAAGGGCACATTGAGATTGTAAAATTTCTATTGGAAGCAGGTAGTAGTCTGGCAACTATTGCTAGAAGTAATGGAAAAACGGCTTTGCATTCTGCAGCAAGAAATGGACATGTAGAGGTTGTGAAAGCACTTATGGAGAAGGAGCCTGCAGTTGCAACGCGGACCGATAAGAAGGGACAGACAGCACTTCACATGGCAGTGAAGGGACAGAATGTTGAGGTGGTGGAGGAGTTGATAAAAGCTGATCCCTCAACAATAAACATGGTTGATAACAAGGGTAACACGCCATTGCACATAGCAACCAGGAAGGGCAGAGCTCAG ATTGTTAAGTTGGTTCTTGGGCAGACAGAAACAGATTCATTGGCAGTAAACAAGTCTGGCGAAACTGCACTAGACACTGCTGAAAAAACTGGGAACTCTGAAGTTAAAGACATTCTACTGGAATACGGTGTTCGAAGTGCGAAAGCCTTAAAGACTCAGCCGGTAACAGCCACAGCCCGTGAGTTAAAACAAACAGTGAGTGACATAAAACATGAAGTCCACTACCAGTTGGAACACACTCGCCAAACTAGAAGAGGTGTTCAAGGGATAGCCAAACGTATCAACAAAATGCATGCTGAAGGACTGAACAATGCAATAAACTCCACCACTGTGGTTGCAGTGCTCATTGCCACAGTTGCATTTGCAGCTATTTTCACAGTCCCTGGGCAATTTGCTGATGATCCAAAAGACATTCCTCCAGGTTCAGGGATGACCATTGGTGAAGCAAACATAGCCCCACAAGCTgcatttctcattttttttgtgtttgattCCATTGCCCTCTTCATTTCTCTGGCTGTGGTGGTGGTGCAGACCTCGGTTGTGATCATAGAAAGCAAAGCAAAGAAGCAGATGATGGCCATCATTAACAAGCTCATGTGGTTGGCTTGTGTGCTTATTTCTGTGGCCTTCTTGGCACTGTCTTTTGTAGTGGTGGGGAAGGATCAGAAGTGGCTTGCAATTGGAGTCACTATCATAGGAACAACTATAATGGCCACAACTTTGGGCACCATGTGTTACTGGGTTATTAGGCATCGCATTGAGGCCTCAAATTTAAGGAGCATTCGGAAATCCTCAATGGGAAGCAGGTCAAGGTCTTTTTCAGTATCAGTTATGTCAGATTCTGAGCTACTAAACAATGACCGCAAGATACTTTATGCCATATAG